The proteins below are encoded in one region of Streptomyces cyanogenus:
- a CDS encoding carbonic anhydrase: MQPLIDNARTFGQRPEEFAKLAEGQSPQVLFITCSDSRVVPALITGARPGELFELRTAGNIVPPYVSEHPTSEAATIEYAVEVLGVRDIVVCGHSHCGAVGALVRGDDLTAVPAVRDWLASATPRPAGAAEDPEVAEGVQSHVLTQLLRLRSYPCVERKLAEGQLDLHAWYYEVHTGAVRTHRPQTDTFESL, encoded by the coding sequence ATGCAGCCCCTCATCGACAACGCCCGTACCTTCGGACAGCGCCCTGAGGAGTTCGCCAAGCTCGCCGAAGGCCAGTCCCCGCAGGTGCTGTTCATCACCTGCTCCGATTCCCGGGTCGTCCCGGCCCTGATCACGGGCGCCCGCCCCGGCGAGCTGTTCGAGCTGCGCACCGCGGGCAACATCGTCCCGCCCTACGTCTCCGAGCACCCCACCAGCGAGGCGGCCACCATCGAGTACGCCGTGGAGGTGCTCGGCGTCCGCGACATCGTGGTCTGCGGCCACTCGCACTGCGGCGCCGTCGGCGCACTGGTGCGCGGGGACGACCTGACCGCCGTACCGGCCGTGCGGGACTGGCTGGCCTCCGCCACCCCGCGCCCGGCCGGTGCGGCCGAGGACCCGGAGGTCGCCGAGGGCGTGCAGTCCCATGTCCTGACCCAGCTGCTGCGGCTGCGCTCGTACCCGTGCGTGGAGCGGAAGCTGGCGGAGGGTCAGCTCGACCTGCACGCCTGGTACTACGAGGTGCACACCGGCGCCGTACGGACGCACCGCCCGCAGACCGACACCTTCGAGTCCCTGTGA
- a CDS encoding ABC transporter, which translates to MTALLRYHADLLLRSQRWLPPVILYVAFLGVGVQSGQPVLDSLGYTAAGLLPVAAWLVRICVTGEPPAARACVAAARGPVRAHLACLLTALLVAALLGVAATVVVTLVSDPASNGHRIHVPRLRAAAAGLPAVLACALLGTAVGALTNRPVLRSTGRAVSAMLLGALLAVVSAGSPAQAAVSGLVTGSQTGRAPVPLLPLAAAALLTAAAFAATGRLVSRRSP; encoded by the coding sequence ATGACCGCGCTGCTGCGCTACCACGCCGACCTGCTGCTGCGCTCCCAGCGCTGGCTGCCCCCGGTGATCCTGTACGTCGCGTTCCTCGGCGTCGGCGTGCAGAGCGGCCAGCCGGTGCTGGACTCGCTCGGTTACACGGCCGCCGGTCTGCTCCCGGTGGCCGCCTGGCTGGTACGGATCTGTGTCACCGGCGAGCCGCCCGCGGCCCGGGCCTGCGTCGCCGCTGCCCGCGGCCCCGTCCGGGCACACCTCGCCTGTCTGCTCACCGCACTGCTCGTCGCCGCACTGCTCGGGGTGGCGGCCACCGTGGTGGTGACGCTGGTCAGCGACCCGGCGAGCAACGGCCACCGGATCCACGTCCCCCGGCTCCGCGCCGCCGCCGCGGGACTGCCCGCCGTCCTCGCCTGCGCCCTGCTGGGTACGGCCGTCGGCGCGCTCACCAACCGGCCGGTGCTGCGCTCCACCGGCCGCGCGGTGTCGGCGATGCTGCTGGGCGCGCTGCTGGCGGTGGTGTCGGCCGGTTCCCCGGCGCAGGCGGCGGTCAGCGGCCTGGTGACCGGCTCGCAGACCGGCCGGGCACCGGTGCCGCTGCTGCCGTTGGCGGCCGCGGCCCTGCTCACCGCGGCCGCGTTCGCCGCGACCGGCCGGCTCGTCTCGCGCCGCTCACCCTGA
- a CDS encoding slipin family protein: MVEDLVVAVAAAGSAGLVYLAAAARVVKQYERGVLFRLGRVAGEVRSPGLNLIVPFVDRLQKVNMQIVTLPIPAQEGITRDNVTVRVDAVVYFRVVDATSALLKVEDYKFAVSQMAQTSLRSIIGKSDLDDLLSNREKLNQGLELMIDSPAVGWGIQVDRVEIKDVSLPDTMKRSMARQAEADRERRARIINADAELQASKKLAEAAQQMADTPAALQLRLLQTVMAVAAEKNSTLVLPIPVELLHFLERGGQQPGLPEQERDPAAHPDGGPHPD, translated from the coding sequence ATGGTCGAGGACCTTGTGGTGGCCGTGGCGGCGGCGGGCTCCGCCGGTCTTGTGTACCTGGCGGCGGCGGCCCGGGTGGTCAAGCAGTACGAACGCGGTGTGCTGTTCCGCCTCGGCCGGGTCGCCGGTGAGGTGCGGTCGCCCGGCCTGAACCTGATCGTTCCCTTCGTGGACCGGCTGCAGAAGGTCAACATGCAGATCGTGACCCTGCCGATCCCGGCCCAGGAGGGCATCACCCGGGACAACGTCACCGTCCGGGTGGACGCGGTGGTCTACTTCCGGGTGGTCGACGCGACGAGCGCCCTGCTGAAGGTCGAGGACTACAAGTTCGCGGTCTCGCAGATGGCGCAGACCTCGCTGCGGTCCATCATCGGCAAGAGCGATCTGGACGACCTGCTGTCCAATCGCGAGAAGCTGAACCAGGGCCTGGAACTGATGATCGACAGCCCGGCGGTGGGCTGGGGCATCCAGGTCGACCGGGTCGAGATCAAGGACGTGTCCCTGCCGGACACCATGAAGCGGTCGATGGCCCGCCAGGCCGAGGCGGACCGCGAGCGCCGGGCCCGGATCATCAACGCGGACGCCGAGCTCCAGGCCTCCAAGAAGCTCGCCGAGGCCGCCCAGCAGATGGCCGACACACCGGCCGCGCTCCAGCTGCGGCTGCTGCAGACGGTGATGGCGGTGGCGGCCGAGAAGAACTCCACCCTGGTCCTGCCCATCCCGGTGGAGCTGCTGCACTTCCTGGAGCGGGGCGGGCAGCAGCCGGGGCTGCCGGAGCAGGAGCGGGATCCGGCCGCGCACCCCGACGGCGGACCGCACCCCGACTGA
- a CDS encoding pyrimidine reductase family protein, translating to MRRLFPVTEETAAPASAGGPEAEGAAAAQAAPAHAENREWSLAELAAAYAYPEPAQGAPRPWLRANMVSSLDGAAQHEGRSQPISSATDMRIFGTLRALADVVVVGAETVRQEGYRPARVRTEFAGARKAAGQGPVPAIAVVTASLELDFTLPLFTSPLVPTMILTGAAAAPDRIAAAERAGAQVLIAGEGMGVEPARAVQALAGLGHTRLLTEGGPRLLGQLIAAEVLDELCLTLSPTLTAGSAQRIAGGPSVAVPHRFTLASLLEEDGFLFGRYRRS from the coding sequence ATGCGACGCCTGTTCCCTGTGACCGAAGAGACAGCAGCTCCGGCCTCGGCCGGGGGCCCGGAAGCGGAGGGAGCCGCCGCCGCCCAGGCCGCTCCCGCCCACGCGGAGAACCGGGAGTGGAGCCTCGCCGAGCTGGCCGCCGCCTACGCCTATCCGGAGCCGGCGCAGGGTGCCCCGCGGCCGTGGCTGCGGGCCAACATGGTCTCCTCCCTCGACGGCGCCGCCCAGCACGAGGGCCGTTCCCAGCCCATCTCCAGCGCCACCGACATGCGGATCTTCGGCACCCTGCGGGCGCTCGCGGACGTCGTGGTGGTGGGCGCGGAGACGGTGCGGCAGGAGGGGTACCGGCCCGCCCGTGTGCGGACGGAGTTCGCCGGGGCGCGCAAGGCCGCCGGGCAGGGCCCGGTCCCGGCGATCGCCGTCGTCACCGCGAGCCTGGAGCTGGACTTCACGCTGCCGCTGTTCACCTCGCCGCTGGTGCCGACGATGATCCTGACCGGGGCCGCGGCCGCCCCCGACCGGATCGCCGCCGCCGAGCGGGCCGGCGCGCAGGTGCTGATCGCCGGCGAGGGCATGGGCGTGGAGCCGGCCCGCGCGGTCCAGGCCCTGGCCGGCCTCGGCCACACGCGGCTGCTCACCGAGGGCGGCCCCCGGCTGCTCGGCCAGCTGATCGCCGCGGAGGTGCTGGACGAGCTGTGCCTGACCCTCTCGCCGACGCTCACCGCGGGCAGCGCCCAGCGCATCGCCGGGGGGCCGTCGGTCGCGGTGCCGCACCGGTTCACCCTCGCGTCCCTGCTGGAGGAGGACGGATTCCTGTTCGGTCGTTACCGTCGGTCCTGA
- a CDS encoding indole-3-glycerol phosphate synthase, protein MFTSVLMIEKALTSADVEFVTTLHGDEPVAFHVLLQPRGEQADRLLRAIDDIALGELDEAVRERETPEGQEARSVGQQALDVSLRALRSAGSAAEGRLVEDHPLDALKSLVAEVGADEVIVLTDPHYVEEFFHRDWASRARHKVGVPVLKLFSHSKA, encoded by the coding sequence GTGTTCACAAGCGTTCTGATGATCGAGAAGGCTCTGACCTCCGCCGACGTGGAGTTCGTCACCACCTTGCACGGAGACGAGCCCGTCGCCTTCCACGTACTGCTCCAGCCGCGCGGCGAGCAGGCGGACCGGCTGCTGCGGGCCATCGACGACATCGCGCTCGGCGAACTCGACGAAGCGGTGCGCGAGCGGGAGACGCCGGAGGGGCAGGAGGCGCGCAGCGTGGGACAGCAGGCCCTGGACGTGTCCCTGCGGGCGTTGCGCTCCGCGGGGAGCGCGGCGGAGGGCCGGCTGGTCGAGGACCATCCGCTGGACGCGCTGAAGTCGCTGGTCGCGGAGGTGGGCGCGGACGAGGTGATCGTGCTGACCGATCCGCACTATGTGGAGGAGTTCTTCCACCGGGACTGGGCCTCACGGGCACGGCACAAGGTGGGGGTGCCGGTGCTGAAGCTCTTCTCGCACAGCAAGGCGTAG
- a CDS encoding polysaccharide deacetylase family protein: MIPHVRSITVVCVLGAALTACGAAGSGRPSASSSPAGPPVLAPGPGGLTPVFEHGPRTRGKTVALTFDADMTADQGPRAASGEHFDNPGLIGALRELKVPATVFMTGRWADQYPAQARDLGRDPQFEVANHSWSHYAFTADCYGLPTVDADGMRADVQRAYTSLRKAGVPKAMPYFRFPGGCYDQRALRALSGLGVTAVQWDVVSGDAFATDADAVVRQVLDGVKPGSVVVMHCTRSAAPTTEQVVRRVVPELRERGYRFVKVSELIGQAGTGR; this comes from the coding sequence GTGATCCCACACGTACGCTCCATCACCGTCGTCTGCGTCCTGGGCGCGGCGCTCACCGCCTGCGGCGCTGCGGGCAGTGGGCGCCCGTCCGCCTCCTCGTCCCCAGCCGGTCCGCCCGTGCTCGCGCCGGGCCCCGGCGGGCTGACCCCGGTCTTCGAGCACGGTCCGCGCACCCGGGGCAAGACGGTCGCGCTCACCTTCGACGCCGACATGACCGCCGACCAGGGGCCCCGCGCGGCCTCCGGCGAGCACTTCGACAACCCCGGTCTGATCGGCGCCCTGCGTGAGCTGAAGGTGCCGGCGACCGTGTTCATGACCGGCCGGTGGGCCGACCAGTACCCGGCCCAGGCCCGCGACCTGGGCCGGGACCCGCAGTTCGAGGTGGCCAACCACTCCTGGAGCCACTACGCCTTCACCGCCGACTGCTACGGCCTGCCGACCGTCGACGCCGACGGGATGCGGGCCGACGTCCAGCGCGCCTACACCTCCCTGCGCAAGGCGGGCGTGCCGAAGGCGATGCCCTACTTCCGCTTCCCCGGCGGCTGTTACGATCAGCGGGCGCTGCGCGCGCTGAGCGGGCTCGGGGTGACCGCCGTGCAGTGGGACGTGGTCAGCGGGGACGCCTTCGCCACGGACGCCGACGCGGTGGTCAGACAGGTGCTCGACGGGGTCAAGCCGGGGTCGGTGGTCGTCATGCACTGCACCCGCAGCGCCGCCCCGACCACCGAGCAGGTCGTGCGCAGGGTCGTACCGGAACTGCGGGAGCGCGGCTACCGGTTCGTGAAGGTCTCGGAACTGATCGGCCAGGCGGGCACGGGCCGCTGA
- a CDS encoding SulP family inorganic anion transporter, with protein sequence MTDNRTLISRFPHLKEDFAASLVVFLVALPLCVGVAVASGVPAELGLVTGIVGGIVTGLMRGSSLQVSGPAAGMTVLVFEAVKEFGLPVLGVIVLAAGVLQVTMGLFRLGRYFRAISVSVVEGMLAGIGLVIIAGQLYPALAAKAPDSGLDKILQLPGAFLDAPGDTDALASLAVAGGTIAVLLLWKRTPAKVRAVPGPLAAVGLATLAAFALDLPVATVEVRGLLGSVQPPPLSAFGELAGVGLLGTIVAFTLIASAESLFSAAAVDRLHSGPRTQYNRELVAQGAGNMVCGVLGALPMTAVIVRSAANVQAGARTKASRVLHGVWLLLFAALLPGVLAYIPIPALAGILIHAGAKLVPLRALSVLWREHRGEALVLAATAVSIVAVSMFEGVLIGLALAVVKTAWEASHVKLEVVDKGAGPVEAHLSGNATFLRLPKILDSLESLPQDRPVRLDLSGLHHLDHACRTALDNWAARHSAVGTEPVKLVTAA encoded by the coding sequence ATGACCGACAACCGCACACTCATATCCCGTTTCCCCCACCTCAAAGAGGACTTCGCCGCCTCCCTGGTGGTCTTCCTGGTCGCGCTGCCGCTGTGCGTGGGCGTGGCCGTCGCCTCCGGGGTGCCGGCCGAACTCGGCCTGGTCACCGGCATCGTGGGCGGCATCGTCACCGGGCTGATGCGCGGCAGCAGCCTGCAGGTTTCCGGTCCGGCGGCCGGCATGACCGTGCTCGTCTTCGAGGCGGTCAAGGAGTTCGGCCTGCCGGTGCTCGGCGTGATCGTGCTCGCCGCCGGAGTGCTCCAGGTCACCATGGGCCTGTTCCGGCTGGGCCGTTACTTCCGCGCCATCTCCGTCTCCGTCGTGGAGGGCATGCTGGCCGGTATCGGCCTGGTCATCATCGCCGGGCAGCTGTACCCGGCGCTGGCGGCCAAGGCGCCCGACTCCGGCCTGGACAAGATCCTCCAGCTGCCCGGCGCGTTCCTCGACGCCCCCGGCGACACCGACGCCCTGGCCTCCCTCGCGGTGGCCGGGGGCACGATCGCGGTGCTGCTGCTGTGGAAGCGCACCCCGGCGAAGGTGCGCGCGGTACCCGGCCCGCTCGCCGCGGTGGGACTCGCCACGCTGGCCGCGTTCGCGCTGGACCTGCCGGTGGCCACCGTGGAGGTGCGGGGCCTGCTCGGCTCGGTCCAGCCGCCGCCGCTGAGCGCCTTCGGCGAGCTGGCCGGCGTCGGGCTGCTGGGCACGATCGTCGCGTTCACCCTGATCGCCTCCGCCGAGTCGCTGTTCAGCGCGGCGGCCGTGGACCGGCTGCACTCCGGTCCGCGCACCCAGTACAACCGGGAGCTCGTCGCCCAGGGCGCCGGCAACATGGTGTGCGGGGTGCTCGGCGCGCTGCCGATGACCGCGGTGATCGTGCGCAGCGCGGCCAACGTCCAGGCGGGCGCCCGTACGAAGGCCTCCCGGGTGCTGCACGGCGTCTGGCTGCTGCTGTTCGCGGCGCTGCTGCCCGGCGTGCTGGCCTACATCCCGATCCCGGCCCTCGCGGGCATCCTGATCCACGCGGGTGCCAAGCTGGTGCCGCTCCGGGCGCTGTCCGTGCTGTGGCGCGAGCACCGCGGGGAGGCGCTGGTGCTGGCCGCCACGGCCGTCTCCATCGTGGCGGTCAGCATGTTCGAGGGCGTGCTCATCGGCCTCGCGCTGGCGGTGGTCAAGACCGCCTGGGAGGCCTCGCACGTCAAGCTGGAGGTCGTGGACAAGGGCGCCGGCCCGGTGGAGGCACACCTGTCCGGGAACGCCACCTTCCTGCGGCTGCCGAAGATCCTGGACAGCCTGGAGTCGCTGCCCCAGGACCGCCCGGTCCGGCTCGACCTGTCGGGGCTGCACCACCTGGACCACGCCTGCCGTACCGCCCTGGACAACTGGGCCGCACGGCACAGCGCGGTCGGCACGGAGCCGGTCAAGCTGGTCACAGCGGCCTGA
- the zapE gene encoding cell division protein ZapE: MSSSSTTPGSSPLPDAGPLSLCAREPHVPADRLVAEMVPPPRFDSVRFATYIPDPDQPSQTEAVRVLEGFAAGLGGTQAAGNGKRGLFGFGRAKAPKAPAGPRGVYLDGGYGVGKTHLLASLWHAAPAEPSRKAFGTFVELTNLVGALGFQQTVRTLSGHSLLCIDEFELDDPGDTVLVSTLLGKLVEAGVALAATSNTLPGKLGEGRFAAADFLREIQGLSAHFRTLRIDGEDYRHRGLPEAPAPFSDEEVMKTAFATEGASLDDFPHLLEHLARVHPSRYGALTDGLRAVCLTGVRPVPDQSTALRLVVLADRLYDREVPVLASGLPFDKLFSEEMLNGGYRKKYFRAISRLTALARDAKGLLGA, translated from the coding sequence GTGTCGTCCTCCTCCACCACCCCCGGATCCAGCCCGCTGCCGGACGCCGGCCCCCTGTCCCTGTGCGCCCGCGAGCCGCACGTCCCCGCGGACCGGCTGGTCGCCGAGATGGTGCCGCCTCCGCGTTTCGACTCGGTCCGCTTCGCCACGTACATCCCGGACCCGGACCAGCCCAGCCAGACCGAGGCCGTCCGGGTGCTGGAGGGCTTCGCGGCCGGGCTCGGCGGGACCCAGGCCGCCGGCAACGGCAAACGCGGCCTCTTCGGTTTCGGCCGGGCCAAGGCGCCCAAGGCCCCCGCGGGCCCGCGCGGGGTGTACCTGGACGGCGGCTACGGCGTCGGCAAGACCCACCTGCTCGCCTCCCTGTGGCACGCCGCCCCGGCCGAGCCGTCCCGCAAGGCCTTCGGCACCTTCGTGGAGCTGACCAACCTGGTCGGCGCGCTCGGCTTCCAGCAGACGGTGCGGACGCTGTCCGGGCACAGCCTGCTGTGCATCGACGAGTTCGAGCTGGACGACCCGGGCGACACGGTGCTCGTGTCGACGCTGCTCGGCAAGCTGGTCGAGGCGGGCGTGGCGCTCGCCGCCACCTCCAACACACTGCCCGGCAAGCTGGGCGAGGGCCGCTTCGCCGCCGCCGACTTCCTGCGCGAGATCCAGGGCCTGTCGGCCCACTTCCGCACGCTGCGCATCGACGGCGAGGACTACCGCCACCGCGGCCTGCCCGAGGCACCGGCGCCCTTCTCCGACGAGGAGGTCATGAAGACGGCCTTCGCCACCGAGGGCGCCTCGCTGGACGACTTCCCGCACCTGCTGGAGCACCTGGCGAGGGTGCACCCGAGCCGGTACGGCGCGCTGACCGACGGGCTGCGGGCGGTGTGCCTGACCGGTGTCCGGCCGGTGCCGGACCAGTCGACGGCGCTGCGGCTGGTGGTCCTCGCGGACCGGCTCTACGACCGCGAGGTCCCGGTGCTGGCCTCGGGCCTGCCGTTCGACAAGCTGTTCAGCGAGGAGATGCTGAACGGCGGCTACCGCAAGAAGTACTTCCGCGCGATATCCCGGCTCACCGCGCTGGCCCGCGACGCGAAGGGTCTGCTCGGCGCCTAG
- a CDS encoding FAD-dependent oxidoreductase, with amino-acid sequence MREQRKVTDSYWLQTAPGPSHPALDGDLVVDVAVVGAGMAGLSTAHELARAGRRVAVLEAGRAVAGVTGYTTAKLTAQHTLVYDRLRRTRGPEGARLYARSQTEAIEHAAALVAELGVDCEWETRDAYTYVRDRSRVDEVRAEAEAAREAGLPASFTTETGLPFPVAGAVRVTGQAQFHPVKYLRALTADLLAHGGQVFEHTRVTGLTEGEPCRLTTEGGATVTARDVVVATHYPVFDRALLFARLSPRRELVVAGPLGDGPDPHGMYITPDENTRSVRTAPYGPDGQRLLVVTGEHFTPGTGDPQAGFDRLAGWAEVHFPGVTLDHAWATQDNESTDTVPLVGPLHPGARHAYVVTGFGGWGLSGGIMGGLLLTALITGRDCAWRELYDPRRLKSVVREAPSLLKTQAEVARHFVGDRLKPPASVADLAPGDGAVVRSGSARLAVHRDEAGALHAVSARCTHLGCLVSFNRAERAWECPCHGSRFAVDGTVLQGPAVKPLERRELE; translated from the coding sequence ATGCGCGAACAGCGGAAGGTCACCGATTCGTACTGGCTGCAGACCGCCCCCGGGCCGTCCCATCCCGCCCTGGACGGGGACCTCGTCGTGGACGTGGCCGTCGTCGGCGCGGGCATGGCCGGGCTGAGCACCGCGCACGAGCTGGCCCGGGCCGGGCGGCGGGTGGCGGTGCTGGAGGCCGGGCGGGCCGTGGCCGGGGTCACCGGCTACACCACCGCCAAGCTGACCGCCCAGCACACCCTGGTCTACGACCGGCTACGGCGCACCCGGGGACCCGAGGGGGCGCGGCTGTACGCCCGTTCGCAGACCGAGGCGATCGAGCACGCGGCGGCGCTGGTGGCCGAGCTGGGCGTCGACTGCGAGTGGGAGACCAGGGACGCCTACACCTACGTCCGGGACCGGTCGCGGGTGGACGAGGTGCGCGCGGAGGCGGAGGCCGCCCGGGAGGCGGGGCTGCCGGCCTCGTTCACCACGGAGACCGGGCTGCCGTTCCCGGTGGCGGGAGCGGTCCGGGTGACCGGGCAGGCACAGTTCCACCCGGTCAAGTACCTGCGGGCGCTCACCGCCGATCTGCTCGCGCACGGCGGCCAGGTGTTCGAGCACACCCGGGTCACCGGTCTGACGGAGGGCGAGCCGTGCCGGCTGACGACCGAGGGGGGCGCCACGGTGACCGCCCGGGATGTCGTCGTCGCCACCCACTACCCGGTGTTCGACCGGGCCCTGCTGTTCGCCCGGCTGTCCCCGCGCCGGGAGCTGGTGGTCGCCGGTCCGCTGGGCGACGGACCGGATCCGCACGGGATGTACATCACGCCGGACGAGAACACCCGCTCGGTGCGTACGGCGCCCTATGGCCCGGACGGGCAGCGGCTGCTCGTGGTCACCGGGGAGCACTTCACGCCCGGCACCGGCGATCCGCAGGCCGGCTTCGACCGGCTCGCCGGCTGGGCGGAGGTGCACTTCCCGGGGGTGACCCTGGACCATGCCTGGGCGACCCAGGACAACGAGTCCACCGACACCGTCCCGCTGGTCGGCCCGCTGCACCCGGGTGCCCGGCACGCCTACGTCGTCACCGGCTTCGGCGGCTGGGGCCTGAGCGGCGGGATCATGGGCGGGCTGCTGCTGACCGCGCTGATCACCGGCCGGGACTGCGCGTGGCGGGAGCTGTACGACCCGCGCCGGCTGAAGTCGGTGGTGCGCGAGGCGCCGTCGCTGCTGAAGACGCAGGCCGAGGTGGCCCGGCACTTCGTCGGCGACCGGCTGAAGCCGCCGGCCTCGGTGGCCGACCTGGCCCCGGGCGACGGCGCGGTGGTCCGCTCCGGCTCCGCCCGGCTCGCGGTCCACCGCGACGAGGCGGGCGCCCTGCACGCCGTGTCGGCCCGCTGCACCCACCTGGGCTGCCTGGTCTCCTTCAACCGCGCCGAACGCGCCTGGGAGTGCCCCTGCCACGGCTCGCGCTTCGCCGTCGACGGCACGGTGCTCCAGGGACCGGCCGTCAAACCCCTGGAGCGGCGCGAACTGGAGTGA
- a CDS encoding PPK2 family polyphosphate kinase gives MPKKPARKHEEPLRDLLRLPPGERIELSGYDARATPGAPDGKQAALTDTERMGKHLARLQERLWAAGTAGDRRRVLLVLQGMDTSGKGGTVKHVIGQLNPSGCRIRAFAAPTEEERRHDFLWRVRQALPEPGEIGIFDRSHYEDVLIARVRHLARPAEIGSRYGLINDFERTLAEDGVTLVKCFLHISYDEQRRRLLRRLDRPDKHWKFDPADIGERALWPAYQEAYELALERCAAPYAPWYVVPADRKWYRNWAVSRLLLEQLRELDPRYPEADFDVAECRERLLEQS, from the coding sequence GTGCCGAAGAAGCCGGCCAGGAAGCACGAGGAGCCGCTTCGGGACCTGCTGCGCCTCCCACCGGGCGAGCGGATCGAGCTGTCCGGGTACGACGCCCGGGCCACCCCCGGAGCCCCGGACGGCAAGCAGGCGGCGCTGACGGACACCGAACGCATGGGCAAGCACCTGGCCCGGCTCCAGGAGCGGCTCTGGGCGGCGGGCACCGCGGGCGACCGCCGCCGGGTGCTGCTCGTGCTGCAGGGCATGGACACCAGCGGCAAGGGCGGCACGGTCAAGCACGTGATCGGCCAGCTCAATCCGTCCGGCTGCCGGATCAGGGCGTTCGCGGCGCCCACCGAGGAGGAGCGGCGGCACGACTTCCTGTGGCGGGTGCGGCAGGCGCTGCCGGAGCCCGGCGAGATCGGCATCTTCGACCGCTCGCACTACGAGGACGTGCTCATCGCCCGCGTCCGGCACCTGGCCCGGCCCGCCGAGATCGGCAGCCGCTACGGCCTGATCAACGACTTCGAACGCACTCTCGCCGAGGACGGCGTCACCCTCGTCAAGTGCTTCCTGCACATCTCCTACGACGAGCAGCGGCGCCGCCTGCTGCGCCGCCTGGACCGACCCGACAAGCACTGGAAGTTCGACCCGGCCGACATCGGCGAACGCGCCCTGTGGCCCGCCTACCAGGAGGCGTACGAGCTGGCCCTGGAGCGCTGCGCGGCCCCGTACGCGCCCTGGTACGTGGTCCCGGCGGACCGCAAGTGGTACCGCAACTGGGCGGTCAGCCGGCTGCTGCTGGAGCAGCTGCGGGAGCTGGACCCGCGGTATCCGGAGGCGGACTTCGACGTGGCGGAGTGCCGCGAGCGGCTGCTGGAGCAGAGCTGA
- the murC gene encoding UDP-N-acetylmuramate--L-alanine ligase yields MAPGLPTAMDRPHFIGIGGAGMSGIAKILAQRGAKVAGSDAKESATAEALRALGATVHIGHAAGHLADDASCVVVSSAIRDDNPELARAAELGVPVVHRSDALAALMEGLRPIAVAGTHGKTTTTSMLAVSLTELGLKPSYAIGGDLDAPGSNALHGEGDIFVAEADESDRSFHKYTPEVAIVLNVELDHHANYASMDEIYESFETFVGRVTEGGTLVVSADHEGARELTRRVAGGAVRVVTYGEAEDADVRVLSIVPQGLRSRVTVVLDGQELTFTVSVPGRHYALNAVAALAAGAALGVPAAELAPALAAYTGVKRRLQLKGEAAGVQVIDSYAHHPTEMTADLEAMRAAAGDARILVVFQPHLFSRTQELGKEMGQALTLADASVVLDIYPAREDPIPGVTSELIIEAARAAGADVTAVHDKAEIPSVIAGMAKPGDLVLTMGAGDVTDLGPLILDRLSQ; encoded by the coding sequence ATGGCACCCGGCCTTCCTACCGCCATGGACCGACCGCACTTCATCGGCATCGGCGGCGCCGGGATGTCGGGCATCGCCAAGATCCTCGCGCAGCGTGGGGCGAAGGTGGCCGGCAGCGACGCCAAGGAGTCGGCGACCGCCGAGGCGCTGCGGGCGCTGGGCGCGACCGTGCACATCGGCCACGCCGCCGGGCACCTCGCCGACGACGCGAGCTGTGTCGTCGTGTCCTCGGCGATCCGCGACGACAACCCGGAGCTGGCCCGCGCCGCCGAGCTGGGCGTCCCGGTCGTGCACCGCTCCGACGCGCTGGCCGCGCTCATGGAGGGGCTGCGGCCGATCGCCGTGGCCGGGACGCACGGCAAGACCACGACCACCTCGATGCTGGCCGTCTCGCTGACCGAGCTGGGGCTGAAGCCGTCGTACGCCATCGGCGGCGACCTGGACGCGCCCGGCTCCAACGCGCTGCACGGCGAGGGCGACATCTTCGTCGCCGAGGCGGACGAGTCGGACCGCAGCTTCCACAAGTACACGCCCGAGGTCGCCATCGTCCTCAACGTCGAGCTGGACCACCACGCCAACTACGCCTCGATGGACGAGATCTACGAGTCCTTCGAGACGTTCGTCGGCCGCGTCACCGAGGGCGGCACCCTGGTCGTCTCCGCCGACCACGAGGGCGCCCGGGAGCTGACCCGGCGCGTCGCCGGGGGCGCGGTGCGGGTGGTGACCTACGGCGAGGCCGAGGACGCCGACGTCCGCGTGCTGTCGATCGTCCCGCAGGGGCTCAGGAGCCGGGTCACCGTGGTGCTCGACGGGCAGGAGCTGACCTTCACCGTCTCCGTGCCCGGCCGGCACTACGCCCTCAACGCCGTCGCCGCGCTCGCCGCCGGCGCCGCCCTCGGCGTCCCGGCCGCGGAACTGGCACCGGCGCTCGCCGCCTACACCGGCGTCAAGCGGCGCCTCCAGCTCAAGGGCGAGGCGGCCGGCGTCCAGGTCATCGACTCCTACGCCCACCACCCCACCGAGATGACCGCGGACCTGGAGGCCATGCGCGCCGCCGCCGGCGACGCCCGGATCCTCGTCGTCTTCCAGCCGCACCTGTTCTCCCGCACCCAGGAACTGGGCAAGGAGATGGGCCAGGCGCTGACCCTCGCCGACGCCTCGGTGGTGCTCGACATCTACCCGGCCCGCGAGGACCCGATCCCCGGTGTGACCAGCGAGCTGATCATCGAGGCCGCCCGCGCGGCCGGCGCCGACGTCACCGCCGTGCACGACAAGGCGGAGATCCCCTCGGTGATCGCGGGAATGGCGAAGCCCGGTGATCTCGTTCTCACCATGGGCGCGGGCGACGTGACCGACCTGGGCCCGCTGATCCTGGACCGCCTGTCGCAGTAA